From the Terriglobia bacterium genome, the window ACACCGCGAACCAGGGGACGCTCCCGAGATTTTTTCAGAAATACGAAAGCTTGGGCTCCAGCTTACACCTGCCAAACTGCCCATCGGCTATATCATCCTCGACCGGATCGACAGGGATCCAGCCGAGAACTAGCCAGGGATTTAGGTAGTCGCCCACCGATTTTGTTTCCAGGTACGGATCGGCAATCAACTCATCCGCCAGAGCCATCGCATCGTCTACCGGCCATTGATCGCGGTTCACCTCGTAAACCGAACGGGCAAAAGCACGCATCCGCTCCGTTCCGATGTTGTAGAAGCGCAGTTTGTGGTTGCCGCGAAAGTACTGCTGCGCGTCAAAAGCACCGACGGGCCGCGCCAGCTTTTCGAGTTCGCAGGCGATTTCCGGACTGATCACTGCGTGGCAGCGTAATAGCCGGTTTTGCCGCGGATGTTGAGTTTGGAGAGACCACGGGGAGTATCGATCTTCAATTGAACTTTGCGCCACCGGCCGTCTTTGGCCTGGTTGGTCGAACGATAGCCGATGACGTATTCGTTCTTCAGCTCGACGGCAATCTTCTCGCAGATGTCCTCCAGGCCCGCACCGTGGAAGGCGTAACCGCCCGTCATTTCGACGATGTTGTTGATGAGGCCCCAGGCGCCGATGGAAAAAATCTGCACGTTCTGTTCTTTGGCAAGATCCCGCAGATTGGAGAAGGTGTACCGGCTGTGGTTTTCGCCGCCGTCGGTGATGACGATCAATGCCCGCTTCGGATAGGACGCCTTTCTGATTTTTTCCATTCCAAGGTAGACGGCATCGAAGAGGGCCGTCGATCCTTTGGCCGGCAGGTAAATGATGCGTTCCTGAAGCTTCGAAATATCTTTCGTGAGGTCGACGTCCACGTGCGGCTTGTCGCTGAACACGACAAGGAAATACTCGTCGTCCGCATTCGAAGTCCGCAGGAAAGTCAGAGCCGCCTGGTGAGCGTAAGCCAGCGATACTCCCATGCTGGCGCTATGATCGAGAATCATTCCGACGCTGATCGGCGCATCTTCTGTGGACAAATACTCGACCTGCTGCTCGACCTTGTCTTCCCAGATGTGAAAGTCCTTCTTTTCCAACCCGACGACATAACGGCCTTCGCTGTCCGTAACGGTCGCATTGACTTGCACGAGATCGACATCGACCTTCAGGTTTTGATTCTGGAATTGGCGGGCGAAAAAGGATGCCGCACAAACGAAGACCGAAACCGAAACAAGAATGATCCGGTTTTTCACGATAGCCGGAGTATTGCATAACTTAACGCGTGGAAACCGAGATTTTTCCGTTTTCTCCGGCGTCTGAACGCGGGTATTCTACCCGGCGATGCAGGTGACACCTTGACCTGCATGCGATTGCGGAAGTCGATGCGGGACTCCGCGCCAGTTGCATCGATTTTTCGAACCCGATGCGGACAGCGGCTCCGCCTGCATGCAATTTCTC encodes:
- a CDS encoding VWA domain-containing protein, which encodes MKNRIILVSVSVFVCAASFFARQFQNQNLKVDVDLVQVNATVTDSEGRYVVGLEKKDFHIWEDKVEQQVEYLSTEDAPISVGMILDHSASMGVSLAYAHQAALTFLRTSNADDEYFLVVFSDKPHVDVDLTKDISKLQERIIYLPAKGSTALFDAVYLGMEKIRKASYPKRALIVITDGGENHSRYTFSNLRDLAKEQNVQIFSIGAWGLINNIVEMTGGYAFHGAGLEDICEKIAVELKNEYVIGYRSTNQAKDGRWRKVQLKIDTPRGLSKLNIRGKTGYYAATQ
- a CDS encoding DNA alkylation repair protein; the protein is MISPEIACELEKLARPVGAFDAQQYFRGNHKLRFYNIGTERMRAFARSVYEVNRDQWPVDDAMALADELIADPYLETKSVGDYLNPWLVLGWIPVDPVEDDIADGQFGRCKLEPKLSYF